CTGGCAGCAATTGGATGTTTTGGTATTACCCGACGGCCGGTACAACGATTTACTGGATGAAAAAGGCTTAACCCAACTAAAAGACTGGATAAGAGCGGGTGGTAAACTTATTGCCCTGGAAGGAGCCGCCGCGCACCTGGCCGGCAAGCGCGATTTTAATTTAATTAAAAAGAAAGTACAGGATAGCGTAGATTTAAAAAAAGACCCTTACCGCGCATTACGCTTGTACGGCGATGCCGAACGCAGTGCTTTGTCGGGGTTAATTCAAGGGGGCATTTACCGCGTTACCATGGATAACACGCACCCGCTGGCTTTTGGCTACGGCACCACCCATTTTGCTTTAATTCAGGAAGTAAACGATTACCAGTTTATGCAGCAAGGTTGGAACGTAGGTGTATTGAAGAAAGATATTTACGCCAGCGGTTTTGCCGGCAGTAAAGTAAAAAAGCGCTTGCAAGATTCACTAGTGTTTGGTACGCAGGAACTGGGGCGCGGGCAGGTGGTTTATTTAACCAACAACCCTTTGTTCCGGGCGTTTTGGCACAGCGGCAAATTATTATTCGGGAATGCTTTGTTTATGGTGGGCCAGTAAAATTTTAAAAATTACTAATACCAGAAAAGCAGGTTTTCCAGAGCCTGCTTTTTTGTTGTGCGGTAGATCCGGTATATTTTGGTGGGGTTAAGTATAAAACGGGTATACGCATGAATGCCGGGGAACAAAAAAGTGCCACCAAATTAAAACGCACGGTGTTTTGGTATAACGCTGTTCCTAACCTGTTTTGGTCTGTTATCAACCTGGTACCCATTTACATTTTCTGTTATAGATACCTGGCTCTTCCGGTATTGTTTGTTTTCTTGGGAGTAAGCCTGCTTAGTTTATTTTTGCCAAAAACCTTTTTTAGTAAACTGCAATTAGGCCATACCCCAGCAATTTATCACAAAATTGGTATTCGGTTTATTAATAAGTTTACTCAAAACGGACAAATCATTAATAACCTTATTCAAAAGAAATATCCGCAGTACCGGGTGGTTTCGGCGCGAAAACGTTCAATGCAGGCCATGTTGCAACAAACTTACGTTTTCGAGAAATTTCATTTGAGCTTGTTCGTGTTTTTTAATTTGATCTGCTTATCCGCCATTAATAAAAGTCTTTGGGGTTGGGCGAGCATCATCTTACTCACTAACATTTTATACAATGTTTACCCATGCTTTTTGCAGCAATACATCCGGCTCAAACTGCAAAATGCCGCTACCCGGAATCCACCAATTTAAATTCCTTTATAATTGATACCTAAGTACTTTTTTCTATATCAGGCTTTGATAAATTTTAATTTTTTACTGATCTGGGCCAGCCACTCGCGGGCCATTAACTCGTGACCGGCAGGCATGGGGTGGATGCCGTCCCAGATCCAGTAATCGGCGGGAGCTTTGGATAGGGCCTTATTAAAAGCTTGCTGATACTCAACCAAAATAGCATTAAAATCGGTGCAAAGGCGTTTTACAATTTGCTGCCTGAGCTTTACTTCGCGGTTGTAATCGTCCCATTTTTCTTTTACCCGGCCTACTGGCAAAATAAACGGTTCGCCCAGCACCAATTGTACCTGGGGTAGTTGTTGTTTGGTTTGCTGCAACAAAGCCCGGTAATTTTTTTCGTACTGCTCGGCTGTAAAATCCTGGTTGCCGTTCAGTAAGGCCGATACATCGTTGATGCCTACCAAAATGCTTAAAACATCGGGTTTTAACTCCAGCGTGTCGGTTTGCCAACGAGCAGCCAAATCCGTGATTTTGTTGCCGCTGATGCCCCGGTTAAAAAAATGAAATTGCTTCGCCGGGTATTCGTACCACAACTTGCTAGCGATAATATAGGCGTAGCCGTGGCCCATTACGTGATTCCAATCGTTGTTGCGGGTACGGTTGCCGTCGGTAATGGAATCGCCCTGAAACAAAAAAGTAAACCCATCTCCCGCTTTACCCGCCGGAAAATTTTGCCGCGGAAGCGCTTCAGTCAGGTGGGGCATTACCGAGGCCACCGCGCCCAGAGTAGTTATTTTTTTTTAGAAATTGTCGACGATCGTGTTCCTGATTCATGCTGCGAAGTATTCCTGAAATGTTTTTTTACTAGAGTAAACCATGGTTTGGATAATCGGAACAATTTAGCTGAAATCGTTTCATTGAGGCAATTTAAATTCGAAATGTATCAGAAAGTATTATGTATGTATCGCCCGATATCAAAAAGTAAAATTTTAAAAATTTTATGTATTCGCTAAAATTAAAAATGGTTACATCGTGAGTAACATGAAGAAGCCCGCAAGCCAGCTTTACCCGGTTACGCGTTCGGGTTCCTGGGCTTTTTCCATTTTGGGTACCAGCATCCAGAAACCTAAAGACGTGATGGTAGCTAAAGTAGCTGTAAAACCCCATAGCACCGGAAACCCGAAATGCGTAATTATACTGGAACCCAGGTAAGGCCCCACCACAAAAGCCACGGAATACGATAAATTAAACAAACCCATGTAAGCGCCGCGGTTGCTGGTATCGGAACGTTGCACGGGTACGGTAGCCATAAAAGGCATAGCCAGAATTTCGGCTACACTCAGCAAAAACATGGATAGGTACAGCATCCAAACCCCTTGAAACCAGTTGAGGATAATAAAGGAAAACCCAACCAGTAAAGTGCCGATACTAATTAAATGGGCTAGTTTAAACCGAGGCCCCAGTAAATAAACCAAAATCATTTCGAGCGAGAACACCACGAATCCGTTCAGGGCGAACAGCAAACCAATATTGGTGCGGGGCAGCTCGTAGACTTGCCGGTAGTACAAGGGTAAATTCGAGAAAAATTGAAAAAATATGATTCCGAAGCAGCCACTGAGTACGGCATATAATACGTATTTCTGGTCGCGGTAAGGTGAGTTGCGGATGGGGGCGGTATCGGTTGTTGTTTTGGTGGTGGGTGCGTGACCTTGCCGGTGCCGGAAGTAAAAATAGAAAAACAAACCGGCCGCCAAACTGCTAAAACCATCGGCCAGAAACAGCCATTGGTACGAAAAAGTAGCCAGCAAACCACCCAGTACCGGACCAATAGAAAAACCCAGATTTACGGCCATCCGGTTCAGGGAAAAAGCCCGGGTAATATTGGCGCCGCTGGTATAAAAGCTCACCGAAGCCGCATTGGCCGGCCGCAGACATTCGGCAATTAAACTCAGGAAAAACATGCCGGGCGCAAACGCCACAAAGGTTTTTAAAGGCAACAACAAAAAGAAACAAACCCCGCTGCCCAGCAAGCTCATTACCTGCACCCGGAAATGCCCTAGCTTATCGGTGAGCCAGCCACCCAAGAAAGAACCGCACATGGAACCTAAGCCAAACAAACTCAGCGTAAACCCTACTTGCTGCACCGTAAAATGTAAAACTTCGGTTAAATAAATGCTTAAGAAAGGCAAAACCATGGCTCCGGTGCGGTTAATCAGCATCACCAAAGCCAACATCCAGGCCGGCGTGGATAAGCCACTAAAGGCATTCCGGTAAATAGAAAAAATCGGGTTCATGGTAAGCCAGCCTATTTATCAAATAATGTTGGAAAGGGAATAAAAATGATATGGCGTACGTCGCTGGAAAACTTAAATTTTAAAAATTTTAATTACAAGCCAGTAAGAAGGGCACAGAAAATCAAGTAGTGATCTTTTAATATATAAGCCAAAAGGTTTTTAAATTTTTATCCGGGTGAAAAAGCAAAAATTTAAAATTTTACTGATAAACCCGCACGTAGTCGATATAAAACTTTTGTGGTAAGGCTTGCACATCCACGCCTTTTTGTCCGCCCCAAGCTCCTCCAATCGCCAGGTTTAAGATTAAGTAAAAAGGCTGATCGTAGGGCCAGGCATCCGGTCCGGTACCTTCGTTACGGAAAGTAAAAACAGTTTTGCCATCCAGAATAAAATCTACTTTTTCTTTAGTCCAGTCTAGGGTGTAAATGTGGTAATCGGCGGCAGGGTTGTTTAATCCTACTTTTTGGCCCTTGTTGGTATGCTGGCTGTGGTTATAAGCTTTGGTGTGAATGTTAAAATGCAGCGTATCCGGGTCGAAGCCCACGTGTTCCATTAAGTCCAGTTCGCCGCAGGCGGGCCAGCCTACTTGCGGGTGGTTTTTGCCCAAAAACCAAATGGCCGGCCAGGTTCCCCGCGCCGATGGTATTTTGGTCCGTACTTCGATGCGCCCGTATTGCCATTCGTGTTTGCCTTGGGTGGTTAAACTCGCTGAGGTTACCGGTGCCACCTGGCCGTTGACTGGCAAAGAATCCAAGCGGGCTTCAATTACCAGATTACCATTTTCCAGGTGCGCATTTTCCGGACGATTGGTATAATACTGCATTTCGTTATTGCGGATGTAGCCCGTTTCGTAAACCCAATCCTGCGCGTTAGGCTGACCGGTAGTATTAAACTCTTCGCGCCATACTAATTTGCGTTTTTTCACTAGCGCGGGACTAAGCCAAGAAATAACCGTTAACCACAATGCCAGAAATACATGCAGGTACAACATAGGTGCTTCGGATTAAAAATCAATTAGATGCATTGTTTCAAGGTAATTAGAAATCCGGAAAACCAGATGCGATTTAAAGTAAAATTCAATTGGAGTTAAACAGATAATTTACCCTCGTTAAAAAAGTAAGAAGCAGATATATTTAAAAATTGCCGAAGAAAGCCTCTGGTTTATGAGCGAAGTTTATGGGAGCAAAAGCTAAATTTTTAAAAATTTTTAATTTCCGCCATACCAATTACGGGTATTGGGTTGAATAAGTACATTTAAAACAGTTTACTCCGCAATTAAATGGCTCGTAAATCCCTGGGCCACTAATTGCTCGTAAGCTGCCCAAACCTCCGCCGGAATGGGTTGATACGTTTGAAACCCTTTTTCGGGATAAACCTTAATTCTTTGCAAATCGCCCAGCATAATCGAAATAACTTCTTCCAGGGTAACATCCTGATTGGGATAATCTTTAAAGGCGATCTGGGGCGAGGTAACCAGAATTTCGGTTTGTTCGCCGGGCCATTGTTTCTCGAAAGTAGCCAAAGTACGCCGCTCCATATAAGGTTTCTGCACCAAAATAAAACGCTTTACTTTAATCTGGCGCGCTTGTAACAATTGGTACGATAAAGCCACGTTTTCGCCGGTGTTGGTCGAGCGGTTTTCGATCAAGATATTTTCGGCGGGCACGCCCATTTGTTGCGCTACCGCCGCAAATTTATCGGCTTCGGTTTCTTGCCACAACCCCAAGGTTAAGCGGCCCAAACCGCCGGCAAAAAGCAGCCAGGGAGCATAACCTTGCAACCAGAGTTCGGCGCCTCTTTCGGCTACGCGCAAGTCGTGGCTACCCAGTACCATAATGCAGTCGGCGGGTTGTAGCGTATGATTCACGTGGTGGTAATCCCAGATTTGCTGGGCTAATCGGATGGTTTCTTCGGAAAAGGCCATGCGGTGGTTAATTGCTCGGGTAAATTTTTAAATTTATTTTAAAATTTCAAACCAAAATAGCCAGTTTGTCCTGCTTAGAACCTGTTGTAATAGCTAAATTTAAAAATAACGAATTTTATTTCTGGATACTCTGATTTAAGCACTTGTAATCTGTACTATTGATCTAAATTAAACTCTATAACCTGCCAACTATCAGCCCTATGCTAACCAGCCCCATGTTACAGGAAAATGCTTTACAAAATAAAGTTTTAGTAATAACCGGGGGCGGAACCGGATTGGGTAAGGCCATGGCCGAAATGTTTCTGCGGCTGGGAGCGCAGGTGGTAATTACCAGCCGCAAATTGCCCGTGCTGGAGCAAACCGCTACGGAATTGCAACAACTTACCGGCGGTAGTATTTTACCTTTAGCCTGCGATGTACGCGATTACAACGCCGTAGAAACCATGCTGGAGCGCGCCGTAGCACATTGCGGTAAAATTGACGGCTTAGTTAACAATGCCGCAGGCAATTTTGTGAGCCCCACAGAGCGATTAAGCCCGAAAGCTTTTGAGGTGGTAACGGATATTGTTTTAAAAGGCAGTTATCATACAACTTTAGCGCTGGGCAAACACTGGATTGCGGCGCAACAACCCGGCTGTTTTTTAAATATTGTTACAACCTACGCCTGGACGGGTTCGGGTTACGTGGTACCTTCGGCTTGCGCCAAGGCGGGGGTGCTGGCGCTTACCCGTTCTTTGGCCGCCGAGTGGGCTAAGTACGACATTCGTTCCAACGCCATTGCGCCGGGTCCATTTCCTACCGAAGGAGCCATGAGCCGCCTCTTTCCAGCACCGCTCGCCGATACGCTCGATCCGGTAAAGCGAATTCCGTTAAAACGCCTGGGCAACCCCGCCGAATTAGCGAACCTGGCTGCTTATCTTATTTCGGATTATGCGGCTTTTATAAACGGCGAAGTAATAACGATGGATGGCGGCGAGTGGCTTTACGGTGCCGGCGAATTCAATCATTTCGACGAGGTGCCTAGCTCCATATGGGATAGCCTGGAACACCAACGCCGCGAAAAGAAAGAATAAGTAAGGAAGCAGCAAAGAGCCAGTAACTAGTTATTCGTTGCTGAAATTTTGCTCCCATTACTAATTGTTATACCATTAGTAATGGGAGCAGATGGGTCTTGTAAGGGTTAAAACCAGTTTTATTTAGTTTTTATAGCTTTGCTGGCGAAATTTTAAAAATTTAGGGTTTAACCTGATGCAAAAAGCCTAACTAAAATCCGAAACTACTTGCAAACAAACCGGCTTGGGTACTTTAACTGAGAAACCCGTAGGGGTTAGCTGTCCGGTACTTTGATCGATGCGGTAGGTGTAAATATCATCGGAACGCTCGTTAGCCACTAACAGAATCCGGCCCGAAGGATCAATGGCAAAATTACGGGGCCAATTACCCTGGGTACTTACGTGCTGCACCAAAGTAAGCTGCCCGGTATCGGGGTTAATGGCGTACACCACCATGCTGTTATGGCCCCGGTTAGAGCCGTACAAAAACTTACCATCCGGCGATACGTGCACATCGGCGCAGTAACTTTCGCCGGTAAAATCGGCCGGTAAAGTAGAAAGCGTTTGAATTTCGGTAAAAGTGCCCTGAGTTTCGTTGTAAGCCAAAGCGATCATGGTAGAGTCTAGCTCACAAATCAGGAACGCTATTTTGCCGTTCGGGTGAAAAGTTAAATGCCGTGGTCCGGCCCCAGGTTTGGTCTGGAAAGCCGGTTGAGCTGCGCGGGTAAGTTTTCCGTTATTTGGATCGAGCCGGTAACCTAATACTTGGTCCAGGCCCAGATCTACCGCCAGAATAAAATTGTTTTTCGGATCCGGGATAATGCAATGGGCGTGCGGTCCGCTTTGCCGGTTAGAAATGCTGTTACCCTGGTGTTGCTCGTTGCCCACGGCTTTGCGTAAGCTGCCATTTTCCTGAACCGGGTAACTCACCACATTGCCACCCCCGTAATTAGCCGCTAACGCTACTTTTTCGGTTTTATCCAACGACACATAGCAAGGGGAAGATCCTTCAGTAGCTTGTTGGTTCAGCAACGTAAGCTGACCAGTTTTTTTATCGACGGCAAAGGAGCTGATGGCCCCACTTTTCGCATTATTAAAATTGCCAATTTCGTTTACGGCGTATAGTAAGGTTTTTTTACTGTTTAAAGTTAAGAAAGAAGGGTTTTCGCCGCCTTTAAAAGCTAATTGCCGGGTAAGCTCCCCGGTAGCCGGGTTTAACTGGAAACCAAAAATGCTGTCCTGGTCGGGTTTGGCGTAGGTGCCCACGTACACAAAATACGAAGCAGCCGATTTTTGGCCAGCTTTGCCGCCGGCGCAAGCCTGCAACAACCACGGAAGCCCAGCCAGTCCCAGGCCGGTAGTTTTCATAAATTGACGACGCGAAGTAGATAATAAACTCATGGGTAGATGCCTGATTTAGTCCGTGTAATTACTTAAAATTACGTTTATCACCAAATTTTAAAAAAGCAAATCCATGGCATGCTAGTAAAACACCTCCTGCCGGAACAAACCAAAAAGTTCGAGTTAAAGCTAATTGATTGATAATTAGTATTAACAGCTTTCGAGGTGATTTAAAAAGTACCCGCATGCTGGTGGGCTGGTTTGCCTCGTTCACCCCTCCCCCCTGCGGGTACCTCCCCTAAAAACAGGGGAGGAGATGCTACTACTACTACTACTTTCTTCTTTTATAGCTTAGCTGTAGAATGTGGCTGTGCACACCGGAACCATAGAGGGGCTCTTGAGTCAAACTGGTGTTTTTGCTTGTAACTACCGCTTTTCTTCCAATATATTAGATAATTAAGGAGAAGAAAAATGGCTTTAATTAGCTGCTACTAATTACAGAAATTAACAAAATAAAAATTCCTGGTTCCGCTTCTCCTCAGAGCAGAACCTAAAGAATTCCGCTTCATACAATCTAACAATAATTGTAAAAAGTAAAAGCCTTAGCTAAGTGCCACTGACACCAGTTTGGCTGTTGAGCACCTGCTAGGGTTCCGGTTTTGCGGAGCAAAATTCCGCAGACAGAGTCGAGGAAAGGAAGGCTAGCGAGTGCGAGAGAGCCAAACGAGGCCCGCCGGCCATGAGGCAAAACTTGTAGGCAGCCAGTTAGATAGCACCGCAGCCTGGAGGATGGAACAGACTCCAAAGACTTACTATCACGCAAAATCTAGCAAAATCTTTAATACAATTTGGTATAAGTAGTTTATACCGGATGAAAGTTGCCGGTGTTAGTACTTGAGCTCATCAGAATTCATTTACTGCCAAGACCAGCTTACCAATGTGCGTGCTGCTTTCCAGAAGAGTGTGGGCCTGGCTTGCCTGTGCCAGCGGAAAAACCTGGTGAATAATAGGTTTAAATTTGCCTTGCTCCAACAAAGGCCACACATTCTTTAAAATCGCGGCGGTTAGGTTAGCTTTAAAATTGGCATCGCGGGGGCGCAAGGTACTGCCCGTAATAGTTAACCGCCGGCGCATAACATCGGCAATATTAAACTCGCCCGCCGCTCCTTGCATGGCATTAATAAAAACTAAACGCCCATCCGGATTTAAAATTTTTAAATTTTTAGGCGTGTACGAACCGCCA
The sequence above is a segment of the Adhaeribacter swui genome. Coding sequences within it:
- a CDS encoding glycosyl-4,4'-diaponeurosporenoate acyltransferase CrtO family protein produces the protein MNAGEQKSATKLKRTVFWYNAVPNLFWSVINLVPIYIFCYRYLALPVLFVFLGVSLLSLFLPKTFFSKLQLGHTPAIYHKIGIRFINKFTQNGQIINNLIQKKYPQYRVVSARKRSMQAMLQQTYVFEKFHLSLFVFFNLICLSAINKSLWGWASIILLTNILYNVYPCFLQQYIRLKLQNAATRNPPI
- a CDS encoding SGNH/GDSL hydrolase family protein — its product is MPHLTEALPRQNFPAGKAGDGFTFLFQGDSITDGNRTRNNDWNHVMGHGYAYIIASKLWYEYPAKQFHFFNRGISGNKITDLAARWQTDTLELKPDVLSILVGINDVSALLNGNQDFTAEQYEKNYRALLQQTKQQLPQVQLVLGEPFILPVGRVKEKWDDYNREVKLRQQIVKRLCTDFNAILVEYQQAFNKALSKAPADYWIWDGIHPMPAGHELMAREWLAQISKKLKFIKA
- a CDS encoding MFS transporter codes for the protein MNPIFSIYRNAFSGLSTPAWMLALVMLINRTGAMVLPFLSIYLTEVLHFTVQQVGFTLSLFGLGSMCGSFLGGWLTDKLGHFRVQVMSLLGSGVCFFLLLPLKTFVAFAPGMFFLSLIAECLRPANAASVSFYTSGANITRAFSLNRMAVNLGFSIGPVLGGLLATFSYQWLFLADGFSSLAAGLFFYFYFRHRQGHAPTTKTTTDTAPIRNSPYRDQKYVLYAVLSGCFGIIFFQFFSNLPLYYRQVYELPRTNIGLLFALNGFVVFSLEMILVYLLGPRFKLAHLISIGTLLVGFSFIILNWFQGVWMLYLSMFLLSVAEILAMPFMATVPVQRSDTSNRGAYMGLFNLSYSVAFVVGPYLGSSIITHFGFPVLWGFTATLATITSLGFWMLVPKMEKAQEPERVTG
- a CDS encoding glycoside hydrolase family 16 protein; its protein translation is MLYLHVFLALWLTVISWLSPALVKKRKLVWREEFNTTGQPNAQDWVYETGYIRNNEMQYYTNRPENAHLENGNLVIEARLDSLPVNGQVAPVTSASLTTQGKHEWQYGRIEVRTKIPSARGTWPAIWFLGKNHPQVGWPACGELDLMEHVGFDPDTLHFNIHTKAYNHSQHTNKGQKVGLNNPAADYHIYTLDWTKEKVDFILDGKTVFTFRNEGTGPDAWPYDQPFYLILNLAIGGAWGGQKGVDVQALPQKFYIDYVRVYQ
- a CDS encoding YdcF family protein, with translation MAFSEETIRLAQQIWDYHHVNHTLQPADCIMVLGSHDLRVAERGAELWLQGYAPWLLFAGGLGRLTLGLWQETEADKFAAVAQQMGVPAENILIENRSTNTGENVALSYQLLQARQIKVKRFILVQKPYMERRTLATFEKQWPGEQTEILVTSPQIAFKDYPNQDVTLEEVISIMLGDLQRIKVYPEKGFQTYQPIPAEVWAAYEQLVAQGFTSHLIAE
- a CDS encoding SDR family oxidoreductase, coding for MLTSPMLQENALQNKVLVITGGGTGLGKAMAEMFLRLGAQVVITSRKLPVLEQTATELQQLTGGSILPLACDVRDYNAVETMLERAVAHCGKIDGLVNNAAGNFVSPTERLSPKAFEVVTDIVLKGSYHTTLALGKHWIAAQQPGCFLNIVTTYAWTGSGYVVPSACAKAGVLALTRSLAAEWAKYDIRSNAIAPGPFPTEGAMSRLFPAPLADTLDPVKRIPLKRLGNPAELANLAAYLISDYAAFINGEVITMDGGEWLYGAGEFNHFDEVPSSIWDSLEHQRREKKE
- a CDS encoding lactonase family protein, whose amino-acid sequence is MSLLSTSRRQFMKTTGLGLAGLPWLLQACAGGKAGQKSAASYFVYVGTYAKPDQDSIFGFQLNPATGELTRQLAFKGGENPSFLTLNSKKTLLYAVNEIGNFNNAKSGAISSFAVDKKTGQLTLLNQQATEGSSPCYVSLDKTEKVALAANYGGGNVVSYPVQENGSLRKAVGNEQHQGNSISNRQSGPHAHCIIPDPKNNFILAVDLGLDQVLGYRLDPNNGKLTRAAQPAFQTKPGAGPRHLTFHPNGKIAFLICELDSTMIALAYNETQGTFTEIQTLSTLPADFTGESYCADVHVSPDGKFLYGSNRGHNSMVVYAINPDTGQLTLVQHVSTQGNWPRNFAIDPSGRILLVANERSDDIYTYRIDQSTGQLTPTGFSVKVPKPVCLQVVSDFS